A window from Dermacentor albipictus isolate Rhodes 1998 colony chromosome 10, USDA_Dalb.pri_finalv2, whole genome shotgun sequence encodes these proteins:
- the LOC139050409 gene encoding uncharacterized protein isoform X2, protein MERAEPSMHQGGRCELVPTFALFAEVATRSAKLRILKLPWTLTHSLLGATIARPEATQCMKSWQTALQGSKSPLKQLRVDLKGFGEAECDTFFDAIANNESLRLVEVDTLPFIDGLDRVSKTILERGLNDRVVIKGHHRHSNANQLLKCPQISSVDLTVGWFVSRQRVGPQSFISTLEVVGSSSNVRSMLVECNRFNRDELHALAACLRNAVVLTDIDINLRGALAVLSEKDRTDVRAELVSALASNLKLVKVSIKGVLLSNDDLNVLAHGASKSLSLTEFTMTPACCGDTTTIKLCGELQIPFERRPDALTEAFNFKNIALADILLATRRNASALSAASQFVLGQQDTLDGADAIELMHDHPRLLEMVMEGADVTKTKAKEKISSALLRVHHCSLAEFMRIAGVVKKRVECLRDPDARFQLVDINEHCWLHIRRFLKIRDVVNIEPVSVDQNDAWAFECD, encoded by the exons CGTACCTACGTTCGCCCTCTTCGCCGAAGTGGCCACTCGGAGCGCCAAACTACGCATCCTGAAGTTGCCTTGGACGTTAACACATAGCCTTCTCGGTGCCACCATTGCACGTCCTGAAGCCACGCAATGCATGAAGTCCTGGCAAACAGCCTTGCAAGGATCGAAGTCACCGCTCAAGCAGCTGCGCGTCGACTTGAAAGGCTTCGGCGAAGCGGAATGTGACACTTTCTTCGACGCAATAGCCAACAATGAATCTCTGCGGTTGGTGGAAGTCGACACTTTGCCGTTCATCGATGGGCTCGACAGGGTCTCCAAAACTATTTTGGAGCGAGGTCTGAACGATCGAGTGGTCATCAAAGGACACCATCGGCACAGCAACGCAAACCAGCTGCTGAAATGCCCGCAAATCAGCAGCGTGGACTTAACGGTGGGGTGGTTCGTTTCCCGCCAACGTGTCGGCCCGCAGTCATTTATCTCGACTCTGGAAGTGGTCGGTAGCTCCAGTAACGTAAGGTCAATGCTGGTTGAGTGCAATAGATTCAATCGCGACGAATTACATGCCTTGGCGGCATGCCTAAGGAATGCGGTTGTACTCACTGATATCGACATAAACCTGAGGGGCGCTTTGGCTGTCTTATCAGAAAAGGATCGTACGGATGTGCGGGCGGAACTAGTGTCAGCACTGGCCTCCAACCTCAAACTTGTCAAAGTCAGCATCAAAGGCGTGCTGCTGTCCAATGACGACTTGAACGTCCTCGCACATGGTGCCAGCAAGAGCCTCAGCCTCACCGAATTCACCATGACTCCTGCCTGTTGTGGCGATACCACGACTATCAAGCTTTGTGGAGAGCTGCAAATTCCTTTTGAGCGAAGGCCCGATGCGTTAACGGAAGCATTCAACTTCAAGAACATCGCACTTGCAGACATCCTG cTAGCAACCAGAAGGAATGCCTCCGCCCTCTCGGCCGCTTCACAATTCGTGCTAGGTCAGCAAGATACCTTGGACGGTGCGGATGCCATCGAGCTGATGCACGACCATCCACGCCTCCTCGAGATGGTGAtggaaggtgctgacgtcacAAAGACCAAAGCTAAAGAGAAGATCAGCAGCGCCCTTTTGCGTGTGCACCACTGTAGCCTTGCGGAGTTTATGAGAATCGCAGGCGTCGTCAAGAAGAGGGTGGAGTGCCTTCGTGATCCCGATGCCAGGTTTCAGCTCGTCGACATTAACGAGCACTGCTGGCTGCACATTCGCAGGTTCCTAAAGATAAGGGACGTTGTCAACATTGAGCCGGTGTCGGTCGATCAAAACGACGCGTGGGCTTTTGAATGCGATTAG